In one window of Crocosphaera subtropica ATCC 51142 DNA:
- a CDS encoding DEAD/DEAH box helicase produces the protein MKLKDLLAKGKSAIASTSTLIGMEMYPQKLDTTGVDSLTNEELEALFSGIPEEWDFVQLAQKVFDEPTVSESLAHHLISYVNQRNGVQVVPTEVIETPDNKPDQPQKFDIFTLRDEVINDYRSYIESFLKIKDSRLKTFVKEELDKEKLWKDPLVQLNPPYKRSATVSQLIQSNILHPDCDRYFPNFHFFDHQEKAFQLVQQNLPYVVTTGTGSGKSLTYVVPIINDLLKNPHLKGVRAILVYPMNALINSQEEEFKKFLENVPNTHIKVAKYTGQENLSDKTDIQNNPPHILLTNYVMLELMLTRVHEDKLVASPDLKFLILDELHTYRGRQGADVALVIRKLKQRCGKPLLCIGTSATMSTEGTRANRQQTVAEVASKLFGVEIKSEQVIDETLEKAIARPYPTVSELQQCLKQGLPPETERTETAFKEHPLSAWIEMTFGLEEEEGYLKRRTPISLKDGASQLAELTNHDFQNCLDILREMLLWSSQLTAQKTKDKTTKGLPFRLHQFISQGGSVYATLQPHEHRKLTLEGQYKTTQDRLLFPLVFCRECGQDYYVVRHDAEKHQITPLLPTAINEDNEDITEGYLTLDETDLWDIDDEDRLPDNWFRHNKSGRKIKKEFAKFIPQELYVYPNGMIPTGAVSKNDPIQPVRCWFIPKPFLTCLNCGVVYDRKTTEYRKLSRLSSEGRSTATTLLCLSTVNRLKLNPHIKPTAAKILSFTDNRQDASLQAGHFNDFVQTSFLRASLNKALQQKGTLTHEQLAATVVQEMGLSQEAYAKQPSDFGFGKTKNERAFEHLIEYRLYEDLKRGWRIVQPNLEQCGLLSIEYSELEEMCQAQSPWQKHFNPILAKATFQQRWQAVTVILDQLRKNLAIDAALLQPNRIKEIQREVSQTINDTWKFDEYEYLPPAPKATYTNNPQSKGRTVKLTPRSKVARYLRSDVIWGYSLTEDEYNSLIESLVKVLCDCGYLTCEENEFQLRIDAMVWKAQKVNQIDIDPTNNKRLQGSDLTTQEVNSFFQQFYEEQGQTIQKMEGREHTGQVPNKYRQVREDKFRKGDLAALFCSPTMELGIDISDLSVVHLRNVPPSPANYAQRSGRAGRGGQEALVITYAAYGSGHDQYFYRRQAQMVSGVVVPPKLELGNPDLVKSHLYSLWLSYTGVDLGNSMNQILDLDKEKYPLKDEIRQNLTLSPETFRKCLNDAQLILNDIFCQTDLNRTSWYSADWIKEKLADALHVFDLRCERWRRLYQDANRQLDEARATIDKAAKGIITDEDKKTAEALESDAKRQRDLLVGQGSKGRSQSEFEFYPYRYFASEGFLPGFNFPRLPVRGFIPAGDKGEFIARPRIVAIRELAPRNVIYYEGSKFQITKTRVSPKGIEYEKVSTCSNCGYFHDGVQGAERDTCSNCGAKLSDRLHYVLPLDTMITRRRERITCDEEERLKYGYHLTTHFQYDSHKRREALVTAADGTELLKICYGETAQIRRINRGLLRNQEQGFKLDTQTGEWSDSNQNNVSQTLQPGVNLMVSDTSNILVIEPQELPEHQTQEFLITLQYALLKAIQGYYKLEAEELASERLGDGKHLLFWEASEGGAGVLSQILDNPQAFSSLAQEALDICHFKQDKPSCTQACYECLLSYQNQFDHPYLNRHLIKNFLEQLTESQLNTVQDNQRDEAYQQLLQQSDPNSKYEAMVLEAIKSHGLPLPDHAQVYFPDAECKPDFVYKHPKIAVFCDGSVHNNPEQKQKDAIQRDNFEWHTRYKVFSFNYQLDLDEQIIGLKKLLKFI, from the coding sequence ATGAAGCTCAAAGACCTCCTCGCTAAAGGAAAAAGTGCGATCGCCTCCACCAGTACCCTTATTGGGATGGAAATGTACCCCCAAAAACTGGACACCACAGGAGTAGACAGTCTCACTAACGAGGAACTAGAAGCCCTTTTTTCAGGGATTCCCGAAGAATGGGATTTTGTCCAATTAGCTCAAAAAGTCTTTGATGAGCCAACGGTGAGCGAATCTCTCGCCCATCATTTAATTAGCTACGTTAATCAACGTAATGGGGTGCAAGTTGTTCCGACTGAGGTAATAGAAACCCCTGATAATAAACCAGATCAACCGCAAAAATTTGATATTTTTACCCTGAGAGATGAAGTTATCAACGATTATCGTAGTTATATCGAAAGTTTCCTCAAAATAAAAGATTCACGCCTCAAAACCTTTGTAAAAGAAGAATTAGACAAAGAAAAACTCTGGAAAGATCCCCTCGTCCAACTCAACCCACCCTATAAACGGAGTGCTACCGTTAGCCAACTGATTCAAAGCAATATTTTGCATCCAGACTGCGATCGCTATTTTCCTAATTTCCACTTTTTCGACCACCAAGAAAAAGCCTTTCAACTCGTACAGCAAAATTTACCCTATGTGGTGACAACAGGAACCGGGTCAGGAAAAAGTTTAACCTACGTTGTCCCCATCATTAACGACTTATTGAAAAATCCCCATCTTAAGGGAGTTAGAGCCATTTTAGTCTATCCTATGAATGCTCTGATTAACTCCCAAGAAGAAGAATTCAAGAAATTTCTAGAAAACGTCCCTAACACTCATATCAAAGTCGCCAAATACACAGGACAAGAAAACTTATCCGATAAGACCGATATACAGAATAACCCGCCCCATATTCTGTTGACTAACTATGTCATGTTGGAATTGATGCTTACCCGTGTCCATGAAGATAAACTGGTAGCCTCTCCTGACCTAAAATTCTTGATTTTAGACGAATTACATACTTATCGAGGTCGCCAGGGGGCTGATGTCGCCTTAGTCATTCGTAAATTAAAACAACGCTGCGGTAAACCTTTACTGTGTATTGGAACTTCGGCTACCATGTCCACCGAAGGCACTCGCGCTAACCGTCAACAAACCGTCGCAGAAGTTGCTAGTAAACTTTTTGGGGTAGAAATTAAATCAGAGCAGGTGATTGATGAAACCTTAGAAAAAGCGATCGCTCGTCCTTATCCCACAGTTTCCGAACTGCAACAGTGCTTAAAGCAAGGACTCCCCCCAGAAACAGAACGAACCGAAACAGCCTTTAAAGAGCATCCTTTGAGTGCTTGGATAGAGATGACCTTTGGTTTAGAAGAAGAAGAGGGATATCTGAAACGGCGTACTCCCATCTCACTGAAAGATGGGGCCAGTCAACTGGCCGAACTAACGAATCATGACTTTCAAAACTGTTTAGACATTTTACGGGAGATGTTGCTCTGGAGTAGTCAACTGACTGCCCAAAAAACCAAGGACAAAACAACGAAAGGGTTGCCCTTCCGTTTACATCAATTTATCTCTCAAGGGGGTAGCGTTTATGCAACGTTGCAACCCCATGAACACAGAAAATTAACCTTAGAAGGACAATATAAAACTACCCAAGATCGTTTACTATTTCCCCTTGTTTTCTGTCGGGAATGTGGACAAGATTATTATGTTGTACGGCATGATGCTGAAAAACATCAAATTACCCCATTATTACCCACAGCCATCAACGAAGATAACGAAGACATTACCGAAGGTTATTTAACCTTAGATGAAACGGATTTATGGGACATTGATGACGAAGATCGTTTACCCGATAATTGGTTTCGCCACAATAAAAGCGGAAGGAAAATTAAGAAAGAATTCGCTAAATTTATTCCCCAAGAATTATATGTTTATCCTAATGGAATGATTCCCACAGGGGCCGTTAGCAAAAACGATCCTATTCAACCTGTTCGCTGTTGGTTTATTCCTAAACCCTTCTTAACTTGCCTCAACTGTGGTGTGGTTTATGATAGAAAAACCACCGAATACCGTAAATTATCCCGTCTCAGCAGTGAAGGACGCAGTACCGCCACTACCTTACTTTGCTTATCAACCGTCAATCGTCTCAAACTCAACCCTCATATTAAGCCCACAGCAGCGAAAATTCTCAGTTTTACCGATAATCGTCAAGATGCTTCCTTACAAGCAGGTCATTTTAATGACTTCGTACAAACCTCTTTCCTGAGAGCCAGTTTAAATAAAGCCTTGCAACAAAAGGGAACCTTAACCCATGAACAACTGGCCGCTACTGTTGTCCAAGAAATGGGCTTATCTCAAGAAGCTTATGCTAAACAACCGTCGGATTTTGGATTTGGGAAAACGAAGAATGAAAGAGCGTTTGAACATTTGATTGAATATCGTCTCTATGAGGATTTAAAAAGAGGATGGCGAATTGTTCAACCTAATCTAGAACAATGTGGATTATTGAGCATTGAATATTCTGAATTAGAAGAAATGTGTCAAGCTCAGAGTCCTTGGCAAAAACATTTTAATCCCATTCTTGCAAAAGCAACCTTTCAACAACGTTGGCAAGCTGTAACCGTTATTTTAGATCAACTTAGAAAGAATTTAGCCATTGATGCGGCCTTACTGCAACCCAACCGTATCAAAGAAATACAACGAGAAGTTTCTCAAACCATAAACGATACTTGGAAATTTGATGAGTATGAGTATCTTCCTCCTGCTCCCAAAGCCACTTATACTAATAACCCACAATCAAAAGGACGAACAGTTAAGTTAACACCCCGTAGTAAAGTAGCAAGATATTTACGTTCTGATGTTATTTGGGGTTATTCCCTCACAGAAGACGAATATAACAGCTTAATTGAATCGTTGGTCAAAGTTCTTTGTGATTGTGGCTACCTTACTTGTGAGGAAAATGAATTCCAGCTACGCATTGATGCAATGGTCTGGAAAGCCCAAAAAGTTAATCAAATTGACATTGATCCCACCAATAATAAACGACTACAAGGGAGTGATCTTACCACTCAAGAGGTTAACTCATTTTTTCAACAGTTTTATGAAGAACAGGGGCAGACCATTCAAAAAATGGAAGGACGAGAACATACTGGACAAGTCCCTAATAAATATCGTCAAGTACGAGAAGATAAGTTTAGAAAAGGTGATTTAGCAGCTTTATTTTGTTCTCCGACAATGGAATTGGGGATTGATATCTCTGATTTAAGTGTGGTTCACTTACGAAACGTTCCCCCTTCCCCTGCCAACTATGCACAACGGAGTGGACGAGCAGGACGAGGGGGACAAGAAGCCTTGGTTATTACCTATGCTGCCTATGGTAGTGGCCATGACCAATACTTTTATAGACGACAAGCACAAATGGTATCAGGGGTGGTTGTGCCACCGAAACTAGAATTAGGCAACCCTGATTTAGTCAAGTCTCATCTTTATTCCCTTTGGCTGTCTTATACAGGGGTTGATTTGGGGAATTCAATGAACCAAATTCTCGATTTAGATAAAGAGAAGTATCCTCTCAAAGATGAAATCCGCCAAAATTTGACCCTTAGCCCTGAAACTTTCAGAAAATGTCTGAACGATGCTCAACTTATTCTTAATGATATCTTTTGCCAAACGGATCTTAATCGGACCAGTTGGTATAGTGCTGACTGGATTAAAGAAAAGCTGGCTGATGCACTTCATGTTTTTGATTTACGGTGCGAACGCTGGCGTAGATTATATCAAGATGCGAACCGTCAGTTAGATGAAGCCCGTGCCACCATAGATAAAGCAGCGAAAGGGATTATTACTGATGAGGACAAGAAGACAGCAGAAGCGTTAGAAAGTGATGCTAAACGTCAACGAGATTTATTAGTGGGGCAAGGAAGCAAGGGACGTTCTCAAAGTGAGTTTGAATTTTATCCTTACCGCTATTTTGCCAGCGAAGGCTTTTTGCCGGGCTTTAACTTCCCTCGCCTTCCTGTTCGTGGTTTTATTCCTGCGGGGGATAAAGGAGAATTTATTGCTCGTCCTCGTATTGTTGCCATTAGGGAATTAGCTCCGAGAAATGTTATTTATTATGAAGGGAGTAAATTTCAGATTACTAAAACCAGAGTGTCTCCCAAAGGTATTGAATACGAAAAAGTCAGTACCTGTAGTAATTGTGGTTATTTCCATGATGGTGTTCAAGGAGCCGAACGGGATACTTGTAGTAATTGTGGAGCAAAATTAAGCGATCGCCTTCACTATGTTCTCCCTCTCGATACGATGATTACCCGACGACGGGAACGCATCACTTGTGATGAAGAAGAACGGCTCAAATATGGTTATCATTTGACCACTCACTTTCAATATGACTCTCACAAGCGTCGGGAAGCTTTGGTTACGGCTGCTGATGGAACAGAACTTTTAAAAATCTGCTACGGCGAAACTGCTCAAATTCGACGTATTAATCGCGGTTTACTTCGCAATCAAGAACAAGGCTTTAAATTAGATACCCAAACAGGAGAATGGAGTGATTCTAATCAAAATAATGTTTCTCAAACACTCCAACCAGGAGTCAATCTTATGGTGTCTGATACCTCGAATATTTTGGTTATTGAACCGCAAGAGCTACCTGAACATCAAACCCAAGAATTTTTAATTACTTTGCAGTATGCACTCTTAAAAGCCATTCAAGGCTACTACAAGCTAGAAGCAGAAGAATTAGCCTCTGAAAGATTGGGAGATGGAAAACATCTTCTTTTCTGGGAAGCTTCTGAGGGAGGCGCAGGGGTTTTATCTCAAATTCTTGATAATCCGCAAGCTTTTTCTTCTTTAGCTCAAGAAGCTCTCGATATTTGTCACTTTAAGCAAGATAAACCTAGTTGTACTCAAGCTTGTTATGAATGCTTGCTATCCTATCAAAATCAATTTGACCATCCTTATCTTAATCGACATTTAATCAAAAACTTTCTTGAACAGCTTACTGAGAGTCAACTGAATACTGTACAAGATAATCAAAGAGATGAAGCTTACCAACAACTTTTACAACAAAGTGATCCTAATTCCAAATACGAAGCGATGGTTTTAGAAGCCATTAAATCTCATGGTCTTCCTCTTCCTGATCACGCTCAAGTTTATTTTCCTGATG
- a CDS encoding UPF0175 family protein, which produces MQITIEIPEDLGNILEVKWGNLSERTLESLAVEGYRSGILTRGQVRQLLNLASFYEVEQFLKDRGADLLYSEEDLEQDIQIAHELTN; this is translated from the coding sequence ATGCAAATCACGATTGAAATACCAGAAGACCTTGGTAATATTCTTGAAGTCAAATGGGGGAATCTCTCTGAACGTACCCTTGAGTCTTTAGCTGTGGAAGGATACCGTAGTGGGATATTAACCAGGGGACAAGTCAGGCAATTACTAAATCTTGCTTCTTTCTATGAAGTTGAACAATTCCTAAAAGACCGAGGGGCTGATTTACTCTATAGTGAAGAAGATTTGGAACAAGATATTCAAATTGCCCACGAATTAACTAATTGA
- a CDS encoding type II toxin-antitoxin system VapC family toxin, giving the protein MTNHLVCVDANFIVRLVNTQVPNSTLITLWEEWQANQITVVAPTLFYYEVTNALYRMSKAGQITTEQAKEALLDALSFNITLYGHQELQNFHQTAFELANQFNLSASYDAHYLALAQHLNCDFYTGDKRLYNTVKNQISWIKLVT; this is encoded by the coding sequence ATGACTAATCATTTAGTCTGTGTTGATGCTAACTTTATTGTTCGTTTAGTTAATACTCAAGTTCCTAATTCTACCTTGATTACCTTATGGGAAGAATGGCAAGCCAATCAAATAACTGTTGTTGCCCCTACTTTATTTTATTATGAAGTAACCAACGCACTTTATCGTATGAGTAAAGCAGGACAAATTACAACAGAACAAGCAAAAGAGGCTTTACTAGACGCCCTCAGCTTTAATATTACTCTTTATGGACATCAAGAATTACAAAATTTCCATCAGACTGCGTTTGAATTAGCTAATCAGTTTAATTTATCTGCTTCTTATGATGCTCATTATCTAGCATTAGCACAACATCTAAATTGTGACTTTTATACAGGAGACAAACGTTTATATAATACCGTTAAAAATCAAATTAGCTGGATTAAATTAGTAACCTAA
- a CDS encoding type II toxin-antitoxin system PemK/MazF family toxin, translating into MSLKKGDIVLVPFPFTDLSTTKLRPAVVLWVDLSGIDITVCFISSQNINNLGAEEFLIETTHPEFSKTGLKMTSKVRVSRIVTIERNLITRKLGELNISLLQTLNNRLKNTFQL; encoded by the coding sequence ATGTCTCTAAAAAAAGGTGATATTGTTTTAGTTCCCTTTCCTTTTACCGATTTAAGTACAACAAAACTTCGTCCTGCTGTCGTATTATGGGTTGATTTGTCGGGAATAGATATTACAGTTTGTTTTATTTCTTCTCAAAATATTAATAATCTCGGTGCTGAAGAATTTCTAATAGAGACAACACATCCTGAATTTTCTAAGACAGGACTAAAAATGACCTCTAAAGTTAGAGTTTCTAGGATAGTAACAATTGAACGAAATTTAATAACCAGAAAACTCGGGGAGTTAAATATAAGTTTATTACAAACTTTGAATAATAGATTAAAAAATACTTTTCAACTTTGA
- a CDS encoding REP-associated tyrosine transposase, with product MPYKKPLPKLEIQGGIYFITFNTYERLELNNEARKIVLNACLYFHDKRYYLYTAVIMSDHVHLLIKPYQKSDNKYWSIGSFLHSIKSYSSKQIPKVMKHIGKVWQDGRYDTLIKNRQQFLNTWEYIKQNPVKAKYTDNPESYPFLWESF from the coding sequence ATGCCCTACAAAAAACCATTGCCGAAATTAGAAATTCAAGGAGGAATTTATTTCATTACCTTCAACACTTATGAGCGATTAGAATTAAATAATGAAGCGAGAAAAATTGTTCTAAATGCTTGCCTATATTTTCACGACAAACGCTATTATTTATATACTGCTGTGATTATGTCAGATCACGTTCATCTATTAATTAAACCCTATCAAAAATCAGATAATAAATATTGGTCAATTGGTAGTTTTTTACACAGTATAAAAAGCTATAGTTCTAAACAAATTCCTAAAGTAATGAAACATATCGGCAAAGTTTGGCAAGATGGACGCTATGATACATTAATCAAAAATCGTCAACAGTTTCTTAATACTTGGGAATATATTAAACAAAATCCAGTGAAGGCAAAATACACTGATAACCCTGAAAGTTATCCTTTTTTATGGGAAAGCTTTTAG
- a CDS encoding Eco57I restriction-modification methylase domain-containing protein, producing MERVGEEETGTSETREYWAVPLLKLLGYEPILQVKAEVIDGQTFAISHRAEEIASSEDINPSPPLHVIGCKLSLEQRSPSGRPRLSAHGLLQEYLNRTEHLWGIVTNGFQWRLLRDCSLMTRLTFVEFDLEQIFNNENFAEFGLFYRLFHRTRLPDGIDDVDSCLLEFYHQEALQQGGRVRDRLRDGVEEALKLLGSGFLQHPQNEELREAVMRGELSEQDYYRQLLLMIYRLLFLMVAESRNLLLDGEDIDKARIYTEYYSINRLRALAERKSYRREGFQDIWQGLRVTFSLFDESWRGQLLGLSPLNGDLFGSKSLETLDSYAIDNHDLLLALRHLSLYENRGQLRRVNYAALDVEELGSVYESLLDFTPKIVTYEGIYVFKLVTGSDRKTTGSYYTPPELVGQLIKSALEPVIAEKLAEVSRSSSSASILLANPQKGKNKDNLGTNKDNLGSETLPPLSLQQQQEAALLSIKVCDPACGSGHFLLAAARRIGKELARIRTGEVHPSPEPLSQAVRDVIQHCIYGVDYNPLSVDLCKVALWIEGFCKGYPLNFLDHRIKCGNSLVGVLDISVLKEGIPDGAFKAVTGDEKKWATAFKKRNKEERKNIESHQLSLFDNLEISLEKYAQDWQALGKIPENNTDDVKLKKEQYLSRHSDKNEGWWRDYSACNLWTAAFFMPLTENNLQLLPTTEALHRLLEGNKTTTSVVKAANQLAQEKRFFHWCLEFPEVFEEGGFSCVLGNPPWERIKLQEKEFFASKDEAIATAKNKAARTKLIKQLAHTNPTLLQAFEEAKHDADAQGKFIRESARFLLTSKGDINTYAVFAETVRKLINSDGQVGVIIPTGIATDATYQNFFGDLIQQENLSSLYDFENREKLFSAVDSRMKFSLLGISGKATQNTNFSFFLTQAKQIEDKNRVFQLSPQDIKLMNPNTLTCPVFRTKADAELTKKIYQRVPVLENEKADAELRGSLGDYPHQATGHNPWGISFMAMFHMSNDSHLFKSEAGEGLVPLYEAKMFHQFDHRWASYDDQGNTHDLKLEEKMECDRTVQPRYWVDKIEVENKLAGKWDKEWLIGFRDICRSTDERTFISSILPKTAISNKAPLLISRESNINLLSCFYAYLNSICFDFVVRQKMGGTSLNFFIVKQLPVIPPDWYTEEDIEFISSRVLELVYTAYDMKPFAEDMGYSGEPFIWDEDRRAILRAELDAKFAKLYGLTRDELRYILDPADVYGEDFPSETFRVLKNNEMRKYGEYRTQRLVLAAWDMMGY from the coding sequence TTGGAACGAGTCGGGGAAGAAGAGACCGGAACCAGCGAAACACGGGAATATTGGGCAGTTCCTTTACTGAAACTGTTGGGATATGAACCGATTTTACAAGTCAAAGCAGAAGTCATTGACGGTCAAACCTTTGCTATTTCCCATCGGGCCGAGGAAATAGCGTCTTCTGAGGACATTAACCCCTCTCCTCCCCTGCACGTCATTGGCTGTAAGTTATCCTTAGAACAACGTTCCCCGTCCGGTCGTCCCAGACTGTCAGCGCATGGCTTATTACAAGAATATCTTAACCGCACAGAGCATTTATGGGGCATTGTTACCAATGGGTTTCAGTGGCGGTTATTACGAGATTGTTCTTTGATGACTCGTTTAACGTTTGTGGAGTTTGATCTAGAGCAAATCTTTAATAACGAAAATTTTGCGGAATTTGGCTTATTTTATCGTCTTTTTCACCGGACTCGTTTACCAGATGGCATTGATGATGTCGATAGTTGTCTCTTGGAATTCTATCATCAAGAGGCTTTGCAACAAGGGGGACGGGTACGCGATCGCCTACGGGATGGAGTCGAAGAAGCGTTAAAGTTATTGGGAAGTGGGTTTCTGCAACATCCTCAAAATGAGGAGTTACGAGAAGCGGTAATGAGAGGGGAGTTATCGGAACAAGACTATTATCGTCAATTATTACTGATGATTTACCGTTTATTGTTTTTAATGGTGGCTGAATCTCGTAATTTATTGTTAGACGGGGAAGATATTGATAAAGCAAGAATTTACACGGAATATTACAGTATTAATCGTTTAAGGGCGTTGGCGGAACGTAAAAGTTATCGTCGGGAAGGGTTTCAAGATATTTGGCAAGGGTTACGGGTAACGTTTAGTTTATTTGATGAGAGTTGGCGCGGTCAATTATTGGGGTTATCGCCTCTCAATGGGGACTTATTTGGCTCAAAATCCTTAGAAACGTTGGATAGTTATGCCATTGATAATCATGACTTGCTCTTAGCCCTTCGTCATCTTTCTCTCTACGAGAATCGGGGTCAGTTACGACGGGTCAATTATGCGGCCTTGGATGTGGAAGAATTGGGCAGTGTTTATGAAAGTTTGCTTGATTTTACGCCCAAAATTGTCACTTATGAAGGAATTTATGTCTTTAAATTGGTGACAGGAAGCGATCGCAAAACCACTGGCTCTTATTATACTCCTCCTGAATTAGTAGGACAGTTGATCAAGTCTGCGTTAGAACCTGTCATTGCCGAAAAATTGGCAGAAGTCAGCCGCAGCAGCAGTAGTGCGAGTATCCTGCTCGCTAATCCCCAAAAAGGGAAAAATAAAGATAATCTAGGCACAAACAAAGATAATCTAGGGAGCGAGACGCTCCCACCCCTGAGTCTTCAACAACAGCAAGAAGCAGCTTTATTAAGTATTAAAGTTTGTGATCCCGCTTGTGGGAGTGGACACTTTTTATTAGCAGCAGCAAGGCGTATTGGTAAGGAATTAGCCCGAATTCGCACAGGAGAGGTTCACCCATCCCCGGAACCCTTGAGTCAAGCGGTACGGGATGTCATTCAGCATTGCATCTATGGGGTAGATTATAATCCTTTGAGTGTGGATCTGTGTAAAGTGGCTTTATGGATTGAAGGTTTTTGTAAAGGGTATCCTTTAAATTTCTTGGATCATCGTATTAAATGCGGTAATTCTTTGGTGGGTGTGTTGGATATTTCTGTGTTAAAAGAAGGCATTCCTGATGGTGCATTTAAAGCGGTGACGGGAGATGAAAAAAAATGGGCGACTGCGTTTAAAAAGCGTAATAAAGAGGAAAGAAAAAATATTGAAAGTCATCAATTATCTTTGTTTGATAATTTAGAAATTAGCTTAGAAAAGTATGCTCAAGATTGGCAAGCATTAGGGAAGATTCCTGAAAATAATACCGATGATGTTAAGTTGAAAAAGGAACAATATTTAAGTCGTCATAGTGATAAAAATGAGGGATGGTGGCGTGATTATTCGGCTTGTAATTTGTGGACGGCAGCCTTTTTTATGCCCTTAACAGAAAATAATTTACAGTTACTTCCCACAACAGAAGCGTTACATCGATTATTAGAAGGGAATAAAACGACAACTTCAGTGGTTAAAGCAGCTAATCAATTAGCGCAAGAAAAACGCTTTTTTCATTGGTGTTTAGAATTTCCCGAAGTGTTTGAGGAAGGTGGATTTAGTTGTGTATTGGGTAATCCTCCTTGGGAACGAATTAAGTTGCAAGAAAAGGAATTCTTTGCTTCTAAAGATGAAGCGATCGCTACAGCTAAAAATAAGGCAGCGAGAACTAAGTTAATTAAGCAATTAGCACACACTAATCCTACATTATTACAAGCGTTTGAAGAAGCGAAACATGATGCTGATGCACAGGGTAAATTTATTAGAGAATCAGCACGATTTTTATTAACCAGTAAAGGAGATATTAATACTTATGCTGTGTTTGCTGAAACAGTTAGAAAATTAATTAACTCTGATGGGCAAGTCGGGGTCATTATTCCTACTGGAATAGCAACGGATGCGACTTATCAAAATTTCTTCGGTGATTTAATTCAACAAGAAAACTTGAGTAGTCTTTATGACTTTGAGAATAGAGAAAAGTTATTTTCTGCTGTTGATAGTCGTATGAAATTTTCTTTATTAGGAATTAGCGGTAAAGCAACTCAAAATACTAATTTTTCCTTTTTCCTAACTCAAGCGAAACAAATTGAAGATAAAAATAGAGTCTTTCAATTATCACCACAAGACATTAAGTTAATGAATCCGAATACTTTAACTTGTCCTGTTTTTCGGACAAAAGCTGATGCAGAATTAACTAAGAAAATTTATCAGCGTGTTCCTGTTTTAGAAAACGAAAAAGCGGATGCGGAACTCCGAGGTTCCCTCGGAGATTATCCGCACCAAGCGACAGGTCATAATCCTTGGGGTATTTCATTTATGGCAATGTTTCACATGAGTAATGATAGTCATTTATTTAAAAGTGAAGCAGGAGAAGGATTAGTGCCTTTATATGAAGCAAAGATGTTTCATCAATTTGATCATCGTTGGGCAAGTTATGATGATCAAGGTAATACCCATGACTTGAAACTAGAAGAGAAAATGGAATGCGATCGCACCGTACAACCTCGTTATTGGGTTGATAAAATTGAGGTGGAAAATAAGTTAGCAGGAAAGTGGGATAAGGAATGGTTAATAGGGTTTAGAGATATTTGCAGATCAACTGATGAACGAACTTTTATTAGTAGCATTTTACCTAAAACAGCCATCAGTAATAAAGCTCCTTTGTTAATAAGCCGTGAAAGTAATATTAATTTATTAAGCTGCTTTTATGCTTATCTTAACAGTATATGTTTTGACTTTGTAGTGAGACAAAAGATGGGGGGAACATCTTTAAATTTCTTCATTGTAAAACAACTCCCCGTTATTCCCCCAGACTGGTACACAGAAGAAGACATCGAATTTATCAGCAGTCGAGTCTTAGAATTAGTTTACACTGCTTATGATATGAAACCCTTTGCGGAGGATATGGGATACAGTGGAGAACCCTTTATTTGGGATGAAGATAGACGGGCTATATTAAGAGCAGAACTTGATGCTAAATTTGCCAAACTTTACGGTTTAACCCGTGATGAACTACGCTATATTTTAGATCCTGCTGATGTTTATGGCGAAGATTTTCCCTCTGAAACTTTCCGAGTTCTCAAGAATAATGAGATGAGGAAATACGGCGAATATCGTACCCAAAGATTAGTTTTAGCGGCTTGGGATATGATGGGATATTAG